gtttgtgcgtgcgtttgtatgtgtgcgtgtacatatacgcaagcaaaattgaaaattttcggggagggtttgaaccaccccccccccttggctacgcccctgtatagtatgatgctgaccaagtgagctgtcgaaacaaccaaagcgacattcgtataagcgaacacggtgcgtgatcaggcgtcgatattattcgaaatgaaacacgcctctgcaagaaacatgcatcgtcgaagtgggcatgaaatatttatttatttttcgtttgcctatattgtcacgtggtcgtgacgtcgacgaagacagtagtcggcgtttgcaggatggaactgtttatttggccgaacttgtggccggaaaatgagaactagaactacagcaatacacacagtacaatgatagcggcgaacagggcgtcgtccgtcgatcaactgactagcggtcaagtgcgtcggcttttatacaggcgctatcgaactttccagcgatatcgctggtggcggcgttatctctggataaagctggaacattcgcgtgcggcgcgaaatcttaacaaaacgatctactacaatcgagaagcttctcgaacactgcttcgcggacagcttcgagcgttgataaccgtccttgctggtcaaacccaaaaaacatcaaaataaaacaagaagtgggcgtggcattgcccccctctgaaaaagcatcatcccgatgcttgtgaaagaacaaagaagagaaagaaaacaagtgcacacataaataaattacaataacaaaggtaaaattagagtccccaggctcgctaacgtgcaaaaaacggcttaaggcgcacgacatggacgacttcaggtcgtgtgcggcgtcgctgggagttcataatgccgtccgggatgacctcgtagtcaagagcgccgagacgtcgaagaaccttgtatggtccgaagtatcgccgaaggagtttttcgctaagcccacgtcggcgtatcggcgtccagacccagacacggtcgccgggctggtattccacgaagcgccgtcgaagattgtagcgatggctgtcggtgtgctgccgggtcttgatgcgcaggcgggcgagctgtcgagcttcctcggcacgttgtaagtaagcggcggcgtcaaggttttcttcgtcggtgacgttcggtagcatggcgtcgagcgtcgccgccgggctccttccgtagaccaacttgtacggcgtcatgtgcgtcgtttcttggacggccgtgttgtaagcaaaggtcacgtacggaagaacggcgtcccacgtcttgtgctcaacatcgacgtacatggccagcatgtcggagatggtcttatttagacgctcggtgaggccattggtctgcgggtggtatgcggtggtgcggcggtggctcgtctcgctgtattttaagatcgcctgagttaggtccgcagtaaaggcggtacctctgtctgtgatgaggacctctggggcgccatgacgcaagacgatgttttccacgaagaacttggctacctcggcggcactgcctttgggcaaggccttcgtctcggcgtagcgggtgaggtagtcagttgctacgacgatccacttgttgccggaagccgacgtcgggaacggccccagtaggtccatcccgatttgctggaacggccggtgaggtggttcgattggctgcagaagtcccgcgggcctagtcggcggtgtcttccgtcgctggcaatctcggcaagtcttaacgtagtgggcgacgtcggcagcaaggcgtggccagtagtatctttcctgtattctggcgagcgtgcgggaaacaccgaggtgtccagccgtcgggtcgtcgtgtagggcctggaggacttctagtcgcaatgatgagggcacgacaagagggtagtcggttcgaagtggcgaaaagttcttcttcatgagaacgccgttccgcaagaaaaacgacggcagtgctcgcttgaataccttcggaacaacggcggtcttgcacttgaggtactccataaggccccccagttccgcgtcggctcgttgcctttcggcgaagtcgtcggcacttatagttcctaTTATATCTTCGTCTAACCAGGGGCGAGACCGGCAGGCAGCACACGATGGCTAAGTGCAACACATGTTTATTCGGTCACACAACCAACTGTCTAACAACCAGGAAGGAAAAAGGGGCGGTTGCTTATATACATGCTCGAGCCACTATCACACCGAGCGTTGACGTCACGAAGCCCAACAGTCCGAGTCCAGGTCACCGCTGATAGCGAAGCGCGTCTGCGTCAGCACCACGATGCACAAACACGATAACACAACACTCCTCTCCCCTCACGAGGTTTCGTCTCACGGCACGTAACGGTCTGGCGGTCGCCTCAACCGGGTAGAACGTCGAAGCTGCGGTGTTGATTGTCCCGAGGGGTCGCCGTTATGGGCACCACTGTCGAGCGTCGGACCGCTGTCGTGTAGAAGGCCCGGAGATGGCTCGGTAGAAGACCCTGCCGATTCAGCTGCTGGTGACGTCAAGTTCGATGCTGGTTGGTCCTGATCGTTGAGCCGAGTAGGCGTGCTGGTCGAGGTGGGCTCTCTAGTGTCCCTGAAGAGCGGACCCTTGTTTTCCACTCTCGGCCCGTCCAGTACGGTTCCCGCCGCCTTAAGCCAGCTCCGGTTCTCCTGAAATGTACGCAGTCGCAGGTTATCAGCGTGAACGTATCAGTCCTCGTCTCCGACGCGAACGATGTACGTGCATGCGCTGCACCGCTGAGCAATTGTACCCAACAGCCATTTGTCGTCGTCCGGGCGGAGTCCTTTTACCAAAACCTGGTCGCCTTCCGAAAAGTCTCTCCATGGCCCTCGTTTCTGGTCTGCGTGGAGCTTCGCCTGCTCCCCCTTTTCGCGCATGCGTTGTTCCATGTCCGGGTGCAGCAGACTCAGCCTGGTTCTTGGCTGCCATGACAAGAAGATCTGGGCCGGGGTCTCACCAGTGGTGCTGGACGGGGTGTTGCGATAACTGAAGAGAAATTGGTCTATGCGATGTTGCATGGACTTCttgtctccttttctttcttcgtctagTATCTGTTTAAACAAGTCCTTCTTGACGGTCTGAACGCACCGTTCGGCGCTACCATTCGAAACTGGGTGATAGGGAGGAGATTTGGAATGACGAATTCCATTCCTGCTCAGGAATGTTGCGAAGTGCTGCGATGTGAATTGGGGCCCGTTGTCGGTCACGATCTCCTCTGGTAGTCCGTAGGCCGCAAAAACACCTCGCAACTTCTCTACTGTCTTTTcacttgttgttgttgtcatgACAAACACCTCAACCCACTTCGAATGAGCGTCCATTAGGACCAAAAAGAAATGCTGGTCCCTTTGCGCAAAATCTAGATGAACTCGCTGCCATCTACGCGTTGGCCAGCCCCATGACATTAGTGGCACTCTAGCTGCCGCATTCTGTGACAACTGACAAGTGATGCACTCTTTCACCGCTTGCTCTATGTCTAGCGTTAAGCGAGGCCACCAGACATGACTCCTTGCCAGCATTTTCATTCGAGTCATCCCTGGGTGACCTTCGTGCAGCATTTCTAGAACCTTCTGTCGCAACGAAGCTGGTATAACCACGCGATTGCCCCATGTTACGCACTCTTGGTCTACCGACAGTTCGTTACGGCGAACGAAGTATGGTGAAAGATCGTCGTCCGACACATGCGCAGGCCACCCGTTCTGCGTAAAAAACAACACTTTGGACAGCAATCGATCTTTACGCGTTTCCAATCTGATTTCCCTTGCTGACAATGGAGCCTCGTCTAGCACTGAAAAGAAATAAACGCCCTCCGACTCCTCTGCTTTGTCTCGGAGCGGTAGCCGTGAAAGCGCATCGGCATTTTGGATTTCGCTTGCCTTTCGGTAGACCCATCTGTAGTCATATGCTGCAAGAATTAAGGCCCACCGCTGTATCCGTGCTGCTGCCATTGTAGGGATTGGCTTGCCATGCCCGAAAATTCCAACAAGGGGCTGGTGATCTGAATAAACGGAAAATTTTCGACCAAACAAAAATTTGTGGAACTTCTTTAGACCAAAAATAACTGCAAGAGCCTCTTTCTCCAGGTGGGCGTAGCCCTGCTCTGCCTGACTTAGTGTCCTCGATGCGAACGCTATCGGTCTTTCGACCCCCGCGATTTTATGAAATAAGATCGCCCCTAGTCCATATGCCGAGGCGTCGCACACCATACCAAGTTCCTGATCCGGATTGTAGTATGCTAGTACTCTGGGATGCATAAGCCAATCCTTAGATCTCTTAAAGGCATCCGCCACCCTGCCCGTCCATTGCCACTTAACATTTTCGCCCAACAACTCATACAATGGTTTCAGCTCTGCTGACATGTTCGGAACGAATTTGCCATAAAAATTGAGCATGCCCAAATATGCTCGAAGCTCCTGTTTGTTCTTGGGTGTCGGCGCGTCTTTGATAGCGCGCACCTTATCATCGGATGGCCGAATGCCATTTGCGTCCAGCACGTGACCCAGATACGCCACCGATGTTTCAAAAAACTTGCACTTTTCTTTGCGCAATTTAATGCCTCGTTTCTTGAACCTTGTCAGCACGCTTTCCACCTTTTCCCAACACTCCTCAAAACTTTCCCCGGCAATCAACACATCATCCAGGTAGCAGGCGACTTTATCTAGGCCTCCTAGAACATCGTCCATGACTGCCTGGAATATCGAGGGTGCACTGGTTATCCCATACGGTAGGCGCGTAAACTTAAACAGCCCCATGTGCGTATTTATCGTGAGCAACGACTGCGAGTCAGGGTACAACTGCAGCTGCTGATACGCGGTTGAAAGGTCAAGCACAGTGAAATATTTGCACCCATGCAAGGCTACAAACAAATCTTCCATGACTGGCAGCGGATAATGATCGGTGCGCAAGCAGGGATTCACCGTCATTCTGTAGTCTCCGCAAATCCTGACCGTGTTGTCTCCTTTTGGAACCACCACCAGCGGCGTGGCCCAGTCGCTTTTTAGGACGGGAACAATCACCCCTGCGTTCTGCCAGGCCCTCAATTGTTGGGAAACGGGATCTCTGAGTGCGAAGGGCACCGGTCGAGGTTTACAAAAGACCGGTGTTGTGCCCTCCTTCAGCAACAAGCTTACTTGACAATCCGTTATCTGTCCGAGCTCTGGTTCAAACACTTCCGAGAACCTTTCAAGCAAGCTAGCTACTCGATCGATCCCCACCCCATCCACACTCAACCAATCCAATTTAAGAGATTCCAACCAGTCTCGCCCTAGCAACGCAGTCTCACTCTTTTGCACCGTACGGACAACGATCAGAGGCAGCGTCGCTGTCTGGTTGTTGTGCTCTACCTGCATCATCAGCTTGCCCAGAACCGTTAACGGCGTTCCCCCATAGGCTTTTAGCTTTATGCTACACGGCAACAACGGTCGCCCGGCCCAGTGTCGCTGATAGAGAGTCTCGGGGACGATAGAAACAGACGCGCCCGTATCTATCTGCATCGGCACATTACGACCCCCGACCCGTACGTTTACAGTATAGTTTCGGACACTCTCGTTACACGAAAATAGATTCTGTAGCAAAATATTGTCCTCACCACTACTGTCCTCCGCATAGTGTGCTGTGCTGGCGGACGATCGGCATGCTCTTGCCAAGTGGCCCACTCGTTTGCAGGCGCGGCAGCGGTATTTCCTGAACGGGCACCTTCCGTCGGTGTGGGAGGTGGCTCCGCAGCGGTAACAAGCCCAACCGGTTGTTTCTTTCGCTGGTCTGGGTTCCATGTAGTCTCCACGCGGCTGTCCCGACCTTGAACTCAGAGCTTGTCGTTGTACGGCGTGGACACCCAGTTCTTGCCCCTCCGGCTGGAATTTCTTCGTCTCGGAACGGGCTAGTTCAATACTTCGGGCTAGTTCGCACGCCTCTGCAAACGTCAGTGTGGCCCTCTTCAGAAGCTCTGCTTGCGTTGTCTCGTCTTTCAGCCCGGCAACGAAACGGTCCCGCAAAGCTTCATCCAAAAATGCCCCGAAATTGCAGGAGGCAGCCAGACTCTTCAATTCCAACGCAAAGCCCGCCACCGGTTCTGTGTCCTGCTGAATCCGGCGGTTGAATCGGAAGCGTTCCACTATGACCATGGGTTCCGGAGCATAATGCTTCTTGAGGGCTTGAATTAGTTGCGCATATTCTTTCTCCTCGGGCTTCGCGGGAGCTAGTAGATTTTTAAGCGTGCGATAGGTTTTCTTCCCAATAGCGGTAACCAACACCGAAACCTTGAGGTCGTCGCTCACCTGGGTCGCCCGAAGGAAGTGCTCGAACCGCTCGATGTACGATTCGAAATCCTCCTCTCCGTCCTCGAGGAAGGGTTCGAACTTGCCAGCCGCTGCCATGTTGAAAGTCTTCCGCTCCCAAAAGTGCCTGGCGTCTGTCGGCCGTGCGGATTCACCAggatcccatcttcgtcgccactatTATATCTTCGTCTAACCAGGGGCGAGACCGGCAGGCAGCACACAATGGCTAAGTGCAACACATGTTTATTCGGTCACACAACCAACTGTCTAACAACCAGGAAGGAAAAAGGGGCGGTTGCTTATATACATGCTCGAGCCACTATCACACCGAGCGTTGACGTCACGAAGCCCAACAGTCCGAGTCCAGGTCACCGCTGATAGCGAAGCGCGTCTGCGTCAGCACCACGATGCACAAACACGATAACACAgcagttccgaggaagcagtcgtcgtcgtcctcttgcggcggcgcgtcgacgggggcacgggacaggcagtcggcgtcagagtgttttcgtccggacttgtacacgacggtaatgtcaaattcttgaagcctcagactccatcgtgcgaaacgacctgaagggtccttcaagttagctagccaacacaaggcgtggtggtcgctcacaactttgaagggccggccgtagatgtagaggcgaaacttcgatgtagcccagatgatggccaggcactccttttctgttgtggaatagttgatttctgcctttgatagcgaccggctagcataactgatgaccctttccattccgtcggtcttctgcacaaggacggcgccgagtcctaggctgcttgcgtcggtgtggatttctgcatcggcgtgctcgtcgaaatgcgcaagtatcgggggcgtctgcaggcgttgtttcaattcttgaaatgcctgaacttgcgacgtttcccacctgaattcgacgtcggccttcgtgagttgcgtcagtggctcggcgatccgtgaaaactccttgacgaaacgtctgtaataggcgcacaagccaagaaaacggcgtacggccttcttgtcggtgggcgtcgggaagtcagcgatggcagccgttttccgcgggtctgggcgcactccagacttgctgatcacatgacccagaaagaggagctcgtcgtacgcgaatcggcacttttctggcttcagggtcagtccagatgtcttgattgcttgaagtactgcctcaagccgccggagatgctcgtcgaaggtcgaggagaacacgacgacgtcgtccaaatacacaaggcacgtctgccacttcaatccggccagtacggtgtccatgacgcgctggaacgtcgcaggtgccgagcaaagaccgaaaggcatgaccttgaattcaaagaggccatcgggtgttataaaagcggtcttttctcggtctctttcgtctacttcgatctgccaataaccggtcttgagggccatcgacgaaaagtacgtggcgttgtgaagtcgatccagggtgtcgtctatccgtgggagggggtacacatccttcttcgtgattttattcaggcgccgataatcgacgcagaagcgcagtgtcccgtccttcttcttcactaacaccacgggtgacgcccacggactctttgaaggctggatgatgtcgtcgcgtaacatttcgtcgacttgtttctttatggcctcacgttctcgcgtcgaaactctgtaggggctctggcggagtggtcaagaattttcttctgttataatgcggtgcttagcaaggggcgtttgtcggacccgcgatgacgacgagaagcagtccttgtattgcaggagcaggattttgagctggtcttgcttgaccttcggaaggctcgggttgacgtcaaaatctggttcggggcctcgattcgttgaagcaggttcggcagcatcgaagagggcgaaagcattgctggcggccacacattcatcgatgtaggcaaccgtcgtaccaatgttcaggtgccgatattcgtggctgaagttcgtcagcactacctttgATTTACCgtgacgcagctcggctatacctcgtgcgacgcaaatttgacggttcaggagtaggcgctgatcgccctcgatgacgccttcaaggttcgcaggtttttcggtgccgacggagataatgacgctggagcgtggcggaacggtcacctgctcttctatcaccttcaatgcatgcttccctggcgtcgcgtggggcgggagcgctttgtctgaggttagtgttatcgactcagacctcaggtcgatgacggcgccgtggtcacttaggaagtccattccaagtatcacatccctggagcagttttgtaggattacaaagctcgcaggataagtccggtttttgatggtgactctcgccgtgcagacaccaatcggcgttatcagatggcctccagcggtccggatctcggggccttcccaagcagccctaactttcttcaactttgctgcgaacggcccactgatgacggagtagtcggctccagtatcgacgagagcggtgacgttgtggccgtcgatcagaacgtcgaggtcgctagtccgccgtcttgcgttgcggttacgtcgtggcgtcgggtcacggctacgtcggtttgcaccgctgtttccgcgttgcgtcgtcaggtctccttccggtcgcaaagcttcgtcttcaggacctcgttcggcgtgcggcgggggctcggaacttcgtcgcggcgtcgtcgtcgacggcggaggatcttcagcatttcgtcgttcagcaaccgcacctccatcggttgctgcccttagttttccggatacgggctaggcgaccggccccggtttgggccagtgtactgctggcggtgcggtgacatgtagcggccgggcgacggcgagcgggaaggtcgtcgtccttgccactgtgttccggtgaggtagtcgtcgatgtcgcgaggccgttcgcctggctgcgggcgcggcgcgttgacggcgaatcctcgaag
Above is a window of Rhipicephalus sanguineus isolate Rsan-2018 chromosome 3, BIME_Rsan_1.4, whole genome shotgun sequence DNA encoding:
- the LOC125757560 gene encoding uncharacterized protein K02A2.6-like; this translates as MLHEGHPGMTRMKMLARSHVWWPRLTLDIEQAVKECITCQLSQNAAARVPLMSWGWPTRRWQRVHLDFAQRDQHFFLVLMDAHSKWVEVFVMTTTTSEKTVEKLRGVFAAYGLPEEIVTDNGPQFTSQHFATFLSRNGIRHSKSPPYHPVSNGSAERCVQTVKKDLFKQILDEERKGDKKSMQHRIDQFLFSYRNTPSSTTGETPAQIFLSWQPRTRLSLLHPDMEQRMREKGEQAKLHADQKRGPWRDFSEGDQVLVKGLRPDDDKWLLGTIAQRCSACTYIVRVGDED